CTTACAGATATTTTTGTATATATTAATATAAGAATGAAGTTTTATAATATCTTTTTTATTTGCTTTTTTTTGATAATTTATCAATAAAATTTTTTCCTCTTTTTTATTTAATCCAAATTCAAAACAAAGCGTTGCCAAATCAAAATAACAATCATTTACTCCTGCATATTCCCAATCAATAAATCTGATATCTTTTTTGTTAAAAAGTATATTCATTGGGTTTAAATCATGATGAGTAGTTACCAATGTTTTTTTATATTTTTGTAATACTTTTAGTTCTTTTTCACAAATACAAATGCTTTTTCGTGCTTCTTTACTTTTGAGAACTTTTTTATATAACATCAATGGTTTTTCAAAGTCATATGGTTTTTCATCACTCTTTATTGTATGAAGTTTTTTAATCATCTTTGCTAATCGCTTTATTTCTTGAGTATTAAGGCTATTTTTATGCTTACCTTTTAAAAACTCACATATCATAAAGTTCTCAGAGGTATCTAAAAATAAAGGTTTTGCAGCAAGCTTTTTTTTATAAGCGATTTTTTGAATTTTAAACTCAAACTCTCTATTAATATTAACTGTTTCATCACTTATAAATTTTCGTATTAGATAGATATTCTTAGATGTTTTAAGTTTATAATTTATATTGCAATAGCCTTGATTTTTAAGTAGTTTAAGGCTAAAAAGAGTTTCGTCTTTAAAAATTTTGCATCGTTGTAACTTTTCTATAGTCATATTCTTCTTTCCAATTTTTGTAAGCTATAAAAGCTAAAATAGTGTAAATAATAAATAATAAAGCTGTCAAGTTCAAACTTTTTTGAATATATATATAAATAGATACAGCATCAATAACAATCCAATAAATCCAGTTTTCCAACACTTTTTTGGCAAGTAAAAAAGTAGCAAAAATAGCAAAAACAGTAGTAAAAGAATCCATATAAGCAAAACTTGCAGTAGTATAATTTGTCATAATATATCCAAGGATTAATGAAACCGCACAAAGAAGTATAATAATCTTGATATTCTGAGTTACCCCATAAGTTACAACTTCCAACTCTTGTTCTTCTTTACCTCCATATTTCCAGGAATACCAACCATATACAGCCATGATAAGATAATAAACATTTAAAAAAGAGTCCATAAGTAATGAAACATCAAAAAATAAAATAGTATAAATCAATGTAGAAAGAAATGCAGCAGGCCAACACCAAAGACTTTGTCTAATTGCAAGAAAGATATAAGCAATAGCTAAGAACATCGCTATAGCTTCATAAGTTGTAAGTACATTAAGGGATTCAATATTATTTTGCAAAAAATCTGAGATAGTGTATCCTTTAAAAAATAAAGTAGTATTTATTCGCGAATTATAGCTTTATCTCTTTTAACTTTTATAAATTTTGTCTATTACTATGTGGTTCTAAATTTTAGAAAAAGTATAAAAAAGCACTTAATAAATAATATTAATATTATTTGTTATAATTATATTATATTTTTATAGGTGAAATACAACATGAAACTAATAATATTAATACTATCAATTTTTCTTATTACAAACTTTTGTGTTGCCCAAGAAAATTCAATCAAAATTGGTATTGCTCCTCACTCATCTACTAGAGTAATTTTACAGTCTCATCAAGATTTGAGACTTTTTCTACAGAATTATTTTAAAAGGCCTGTTCAAATTCTAACAGCAAAAAATTTTAGTGAATTTACTAAGCGTTCTAATATGGGAATATATTATGATTTGATTTTAACCTCACCAAATCTTGCAGTTCTTGCTCAAAGATTAGGAGAATATACACCTATAATGACTTACACTAAGGGCTTATCAACTATTCTTTTAGCTACTAATAAAGATATTTTAGAAAGTAAAAATCTACCACTTCATGTCATAGGATTAGACCCTGTTTCTTTTCCAACATTAGATGCGCAAGAATGGTTAGATAATAAAGGCTTTATTGATGGAGATAAAGTAAAATATACATATACAAGTGCAACAGATAGTTCAATATCTATACTTCTAAATAATAATGCAGACATGATAATTTTATCTTTACCAAATTATATAAAACTTATGACAAAAAAAACTAAAGACTTAGTACATGTAATATATCAAAGTAAACCAAAGCCAAGTAGAATATATCTAGCAAAAAGTGCAGATGGTATTACTTTAGAAGAGTGGGAAAAAGCATTAGATGCTTTTTCAAAATCACCTGAAGGTAAAAGGCATTTAGAGATCACTAAACTTGAAGGTTTTAAAAAAATTCAAGCAAATGATTTAAACAACTTGAATTCAATAGTGGATAAAACTATGGAAAGGTTATACAATAAATGAAAATATCATTATCTTGGAAATGGGTAATTGCAAGTTTAATAATTGAAGGGTTAATGCTAACTTTAATGGTAATTAAAAATGTAAATCAGTTAGAAACAAACCTATCTACCCAAACAAATATAAGATTAGATGAACAAAAAATATTGTTAAAAAGTGCCTTAGTAGCACCTTTTGTTCAAATGGATTATGCCACAATTAATGCGATTTTAAATGAAACAAAAAATATCCCAACTGTAGATTATTTGGTAGTTGTAGATAATCAAAATAATTGTATTGCCAATGTTGGATGGAATGATTGTTCAAACTTACCAACAAAAGAGTTAGATCCTTTTAGTAAAAAATCATTGGAAGATGAAAGATTTGATACAAGTATTCCTATAAGTTTATTTTCCCAATCATTAGGTAAAGTCTATTTAGGTCTTTCTACAAAATTTTATATTCAAGCAAAAAAAGAGATGATTACTCGTAGCATTATTATTGCATTGATAGAATTAATATTATCAGCAATTTTACTTATAGCAATAAGTAAATGGATTACAAAAAATTTAGTTAAATTGACCCATAGTGCAAATGCAATTGCACATGGAGATTATTCACAAAGAATAAATTTGGGAGATAGTAAAGAGACATTTGAACTACAAGAATCTTTTAATCTTATGGCTAAAAATATTGAAAAAAACATAATCGACTTAAAATATTTAAATAAAAAAGAAAAAAAATTATTTGAAAATCTCAAATCCCAAGTAGAAAAAAATCATGAACAAGATATTCTTCTAAAACATCAATCAAGAATGGCAATTATTGGGGAGATGCTTAATAATATTGCTCATCAATGGAGACAACCTTTAAGTGCTATTACTATTCAAATGAGCAGTTTAAAACTAAGAAAAGAATTAGAACTTTTAGAAGAAAATGAAATAGAAAATACAGCAGATAGTGTAATGAAATATGCAAATTATTTAAGTAGTACAATTGATGATTTTAGAGATTATATAAGAGATAATAATGATAAAAAAGAGTATTTCAACATAGAAATTTCTTTAAATAAAGCCATTGATATAGTATCTGCTTCTTTAAAAAACCATTTTATCACACTAAATATTATACACTGTGAAGATGAATTATTCGTAGATGGTGTAATAAATGAATTAACACAAGTTTTTATAAATATTCTTAATAACTCAAAAGATATATTAAATGAAAATGATATAAAAGATAAAGTAATTGAAATAGAGTTTTTTAAAAAAGACAATGAAATAACTATTACAATACAAGATAATGCAGGTGGAGTTAGAGAGGATATTATCGATAAAATATTTGACCCATACTTTACTACAAAATATAAAAGTCAAGGTACTGGAATTGGGTTATATATGAGTACAAAAATTATTCATGAACATTTTTCAGGTGAGATACTTGTAAAAAATGAAAACATAACATATAATAATAAAACTTATAAAGGTGCAAAATTTTATGTAATTTTACCAATATAATTTTTTATTAATATTTAATTTTATATTTTTTTTGTTCTTCATTATATATTCGTGATACATGAATCAAACTAAGTAGCTTTATTAATGGCTTTATTAAAAACTGTGCACTACCCACTATAAACAACCAAGTACCACTTTGCATAAGAGAATCATTTAAAAAGAAAATACTTCCAATTAAAAACCAAATGGCAATAAGTAAATCATTTATAACACCTAATGCTTCATAACGACGCTGAATTACAAAATGCCGACTTCCTATATCTAAATCCAATTCATTGTTTTTTTCATAAAAAACCACTAAGTTCCTCCAGATAATACTTTTTCTACATACATTATATGAAAAAACTCTAATAAGAAGATAAGATAA
This DNA window, taken from Arcobacter sp. F2176, encodes the following:
- a CDS encoding ATP-binding protein, with the protein product MKISLSWKWVIASLIIEGLMLTLMVIKNVNQLETNLSTQTNIRLDEQKILLKSALVAPFVQMDYATINAILNETKNIPTVDYLVVVDNQNNCIANVGWNDCSNLPTKELDPFSKKSLEDERFDTSIPISLFSQSLGKVYLGLSTKFYIQAKKEMITRSIIIALIELILSAILLIAISKWITKNLVKLTHSANAIAHGDYSQRINLGDSKETFELQESFNLMAKNIEKNIIDLKYLNKKEKKLFENLKSQVEKNHEQDILLKHQSRMAIIGEMLNNIAHQWRQPLSAITIQMSSLKLRKELELLEENEIENTADSVMKYANYLSSTIDDFRDYIRDNNDKKEYFNIEISLNKAIDIVSASLKNHFITLNIIHCEDELFVDGVINELTQVFINILNNSKDILNENDIKDKVIEIEFFKKDNEITITIQDNAGGVREDIIDKIFDPYFTTKYKSQGTGIGLYMSTKIIHEHFSGEILVKNENITYNNKTYKGAKFYVILPI
- a CDS encoding choline kinase family protein; the protein is MTIEKLQRCKIFKDETLFSLKLLKNQGYCNINYKLKTSKNIYLIRKFISDETVNINREFEFKIQKIAYKKKLAAKPLFLDTSENFMICEFLKGKHKNSLNTQEIKRLAKMIKKLHTIKSDEKPYDFEKPLMLYKKVLKSKEARKSICICEKELKVLQKYKKTLVTTHHDLNPMNILFNKKDIRFIDWEYAGVNDCYFDLATLCFEFGLNKKEEKILLINYQKKANKKDIIKLHSYINIYKNICKLWFMDLKKD
- a CDS encoding YrhK family protein; translated protein: MVFYEKNNELDLDIGSRHFVIQRRYEALGVINDLLIAIWFLIGSIFFLNDSLMQSGTWLFIVGSAQFLIKPLIKLLSLIHVSRIYNEEQKKYKIKY
- a CDS encoding phosphate/phosphite/phosphonate ABC transporter substrate-binding protein, with the translated sequence MKLIILILSIFLITNFCVAQENSIKIGIAPHSSTRVILQSHQDLRLFLQNYFKRPVQILTAKNFSEFTKRSNMGIYYDLILTSPNLAVLAQRLGEYTPIMTYTKGLSTILLATNKDILESKNLPLHVIGLDPVSFPTLDAQEWLDNKGFIDGDKVKYTYTSATDSSISILLNNNADMIILSLPNYIKLMTKKTKDLVHVIYQSKPKPSRIYLAKSADGITLEEWEKALDAFSKSPEGKRHLEITKLEGFKKIQANDLNNLNSIVDKTMERLYNK
- the pnuC gene encoding nicotinamide riboside transporter PnuC — translated: MQNNIESLNVLTTYEAIAMFLAIAYIFLAIRQSLWCWPAAFLSTLIYTILFFDVSLLMDSFLNVYYLIMAVYGWYSWKYGGKEEQELEVVTYGVTQNIKIIILLCAVSLILGYIMTNYTTASFAYMDSFTTVFAIFATFLLAKKVLENWIYWIVIDAVSIYIYIQKSLNLTALLFIIYTILAFIAYKNWKEEYDYRKVTTMQNF